The candidate division WOR-3 bacterium genome includes a window with the following:
- a CDS encoding class I SAM-dependent methyltransferase — MFLYYPDSKVEIEGFTARHYDLLLNLSSLGFYFYMIRKAISLMKIKPADRILDLGAGTGRNAHLISKRLSPKGHFTGLDISEDMISQFQRKFVDSKNIEIFNRRIDIPQGFSDEFDKVLISFVLHGFPQDARIRIIQNAYNSLKTGGEFFILDFNEFNLKDMPFFLKIPFMKIECPYAFDFIEKNWKSILYQNGFGSFESHYFFAGYIRLLKGSKI, encoded by the coding sequence ATGTTTTTATATTATCCGGATTCAAAGGTTGAAATCGAAGGTTTTACAGCTCGACACTACGACCTGCTTTTAAACTTGTCTTCCCTGGGATTCTATTTCTACATGATACGCAAAGCGATAAGCCTGATGAAAATTAAACCCGCGGACAGAATTCTCGACCTGGGCGCCGGAACCGGCAGAAATGCGCATCTGATATCCAAACGTTTATCCCCTAAAGGACATTTCACGGGACTTGATATTTCCGAAGATATGATAAGTCAATTCCAGAGGAAGTTCGTAGATTCTAAAAACATAGAAATCTTCAACCGGAGAATTGACATACCTCAGGGATTTTCAGACGAATTCGACAAAGTTTTAATATCCTTTGTATTGCACGGTTTCCCGCAAGATGCGCGTATTCGAATCATACAAAACGCATACAATTCTCTGAAAACCGGTGGCGAATTTTTCATTCTCGACTTCAACGAATTCAACCTCAAAGACATGCCTTTTTTTCTAAAAATACCTTTCATGAAAATTGAATGTCCATACGCTTTCGATTTTATAGAAAAAAACTGGAAATCCATTTTGTATCAAAATGGATTTGGAAGTTTTGAATCTCATTATTTTTTCGCAGGTTATATCAGGTTGTTAAAAGGGAGTAAAATCTGA
- a CDS encoding cytidine deaminase produces the protein MKEDELIVEAQKSLGEFRLSEDFLSAGSVAADLETKNGNIYTGICLDLSCGIGFCAEHSAIAEMLKKRETQIETIVAVNKNGVIPPCGRCRELIFQIDKNNLKTRVLLAKDKCVFLEDLLPDRWI, from the coding sequence ATGAAAGAGGATGAACTTATTGTTGAAGCCCAAAAATCTTTGGGTGAATTCAGGCTGTCGGAGGATTTTCTCTCCGCTGGATCGGTTGCCGCAGATTTGGAGACCAAAAACGGGAACATCTACACAGGCATCTGCTTGGATCTGTCATGCGGCATCGGTTTTTGCGCGGAGCATTCGGCAATAGCCGAAATGCTGAAAAAAAGGGAGACACAAATAGAAACGATAGTCGCCGTCAATAAAAACGGAGTTATTCCGCCTTGCGGAAGATGCCGAGAATTAATCTTTCAAATAGACAAAAATAACCTCAAGACCAGGGTTTTACTCGCAAAAGACAAATGTGTTTTTCTCGAAGACCTTCTTCCGGACAGGTGGATTTGA